CATAGGGGCAGCCGGCGGCGCTGGCGACCAGACCCATCTGCAGTCCGAGGCCTTCCAGGGTATACTGGGGGCGGTAGTGGTCGACCAGGTCATAGCGTGGCGCGACGCTATCGGCAAGGTCGGCCCGGCTGAATGATCTTGGCTGCCAACGCAGTTTTTGGCCAGGATTCGTCCTGGCTATGCCGGGGACAGGCGTTTGATCTCCGCTCTCAAGATGAGAGATCTGTTCACGCAAACTCTGTTTGCCAAGACCGATGGCAATATAATCGATGTCCGGATGGTTGAAAAAGTCCGGGTCATTGGATGCATGCACGCCGCCGACCACCACCGTTGCCGGAGCGTTTTTTTTGATCGCGCCGGCCAACGCCAGCACGGTATTGGCTTCGCAGGTCATGGCGGTCAGCCCGACCAGGTCCGGGACAAAGGCCGCCAGGGTCGCTTCCAGGCCGGCCGGGTCGGCTTTGAGATCGAGAATCCGTACGTCATGCTCGGGCAGGTTCCCGGCCAGGGTCTCCAGGCTCAGCGGCTCGCCACGAAAAATCTGTTTCAGGGAGGTGATCCCATAACGTTCTTCGGGAATGCTGCGGCCGCAGTTGGGCGGATTGATCAATAGAATTCGCATCTGCTTTAGGTTATACCTGAGATGATTAACGCTGGAAAATTCCGCATAACGGGTCGCTTTACAAGATTCTGACTATCGGAAAAATAGGCAGTGCTGTCAAGTAGAATGCCGCCGGGAAGGCTCTGCGCCGGGATTCCTGGCGGGACGCGTTCTTTTGACCAAGGCCGGCTGATCATGGTTGCGCCAGGAAGGGGATGAAATGCAAAGGATAACCCGGGGCGACTTGGCTGCGGCTTGTCGGTGGCAACGGCTACGGCGCGTTCGTCTCCGTGCCGTTTGGCCGCTGGCCGGCCTGCTGGTCATTCTGTTAACCTGTCGATTTGGCGGGGTGGCTGATGCGGCAACCTGGTCCAGCGAAAAGCTCGTGACCGAACCCTATTTCAACGGGCAGATGCTGATCCGCGAGGCCGGGCAGGAGCATCCCGAACTGGTCCTGCTGCTCCACGGTCTGGGGGATGAAGCCGGCACTACGTGGGACTCACTGCTGCCGGAGCTGGCGACTCATTATCATGTGGTGGCCCCGGATCTGCCCGGTTTCGGACGTTCCGCCAAGGGCAATCAGCTCTACACTCCTGAGGCCTATGCAGCCATCGTTGACTGGCTGGTGGCAACCCTGCCGGATAAACCGCTGACCCTGGTCGGGCACTCCCTGGGTGGTGCGGTAGCTATGGTCTATGCCTCCCGTCATAGCGCTGAGCTGAAGCGTTTGGTGCTGGTCGATACGGTCGGCACCCTGCATCGGCTGGCCTTGAGCCAGTATTTCGTCCGGCAGCAGCTGCGTCTGGAGGTGCCGTTTTTTGCGGATTCCCTGCAGTCATCGCTGGGAAAGGTGGCCGGCCTGCTGCTTGAAAAAACCTCACGGATACCATTGGACCCGGGCCTGATTCTGACCTCGGCGGAGCTGCGTGAACGTTTCCTGGCGGGTGACCCGGCGCGAATTGCCGCCTTGGCTCTGGTGGAAACCAATTTTTCCCTGCTCCTGCCCCGCATCAGGGTGCCGACCTGGCTGCTCTGGGGGACCCAGGATCAGGTGGCCCCGTTACGGATCGCCAAACTGCTGGCCTGGAACCTGCCGCAGGCCCAGCTGGTGCTGCTGGACGGTCTGGGACACACGCCGATGGCGGAGAACCCGGCGCGCTTTAATAATGCGCTACTCGGCAGGTTGACGGAGAATCCACAACGCCCCCAGCCTGTCGCCAGTCCACCTGAACTTGCGGCCGGCTTTTGCGAGGGTGAAAATGGGCGGGTGTTCAGCGGTCATTATTCCACCCTGAGCATCCAGCGCTGTCGCAATGTGCGCCTGGAAAACCTGTCGGCCCGGCATATCGAGATCCACGATTCCGAAGTGACCATGGAGTCTTCCCGGATCCATTCGCTGACTGAGGCTCCGGCCCTACTGGTGAGCCATTCCCGGCTGACCCTGACCGGGGTCGATCTGCAGGGGACGGTCGGTATCCTGACCGAGCAGAGTCGACTCGACCTGGCCGGCGTGCGCTTTATCGATACCCCGGTTGCGATCAGCGCGATCGGTCACCCGTCGGCCTTGCTCAGTTCCAGCTCCGCCAAATTCATTGGCAACCGGGCACAGGGGCTGCAGATGAACCGTTCCCTGGTCGCCGGGGATCGGCTCTAGCAACGCCTGATCGGTTGCATTCGCCTATGGTCGAACGTTCGGCCGAGAGTTCAGATGGCCGGGTGGGGCCGCTACTGCAACTGGTGCCCGGCGATCACCGCTTGCCCCAGAGCCAGGCCGCCATCGTTGGGCGGGACCAGGGAATGCGTAACCGGCTGGAAATCCTGTTTATGTAACAGTGACAGGATGGTTTCGGTCAGGAACCGGTTCTGGAAGACCCCGCCCGATAAAACCACCTTGCACAGCCCATGAGCAGCGCGAATATGGCTGCAGACATCGACCATCATCACCGCCAGGGTGGTGTGAAAACGACCACTGATCATTCCGACGTCAACCTCCTCAAACAGATCGTTGACGATGGCGCGGACACTGGGCCCCGGATCGAAAATCCACTGCCCGGCCTGCGGTTCGAGCTGGTAAGGGTAGGGGGTAAAGCAGTTGCCGCTGATCGCCATCTCCAGTTCCAGCGCGGCCTGCCCTTCGTAATGACTGTGGCTGCGCAGTCCGGTCAATGCCGCGATGGCGTCAAACAGTCGCCCGCAACTGCTGGTCAGCGGGCTGTTGACCCTTTTTTCAATCATTTGCAAAAGCAGCTGCAGGGTGCCGTCCGGGACGCTACGTAAAAAGGGCAGCTCCGGTAGCTCCCGTCCATAGACCCGGTGTAGGAGACTGATCGCCATGCGGTAGGGTTCCCGGGTGGCGGCATCCCCGCCGGGCATGGGCAGGTCAGCGAAATGACCGACCCGTTGATAACTGTGGTAATCGCCGATCAGGAATTCCCCGCCCCAGATCTGTCCGTCCTCGCCGTAGCCGATCCCGTCGCAGACCAAGCCGATGCAGGGTTCGCTGATGCCGTTTTCAGCCATGCAGCTGGCCAGGTGAGCATGATGATGCTGGACCGCGATGCAGGGCAGCCCGTTGTGCTGTGCGGCCCGCTCCCGGGCGTAGCTGGTCGACAGATAATCGGGATGCAGGTCATGAGCGATCACTTCGGGCTGCCATTCAAGAATCCTCTCCAGATGAGCGATACCGGCAGCAAGGGACTGGGCTGTCTCCAGGTTCTTGAGGTCACCGATATGCTGACTCAAAAATGCCCGGTCGCGGCGGCTCAGGCAGAAGGTACTCTTCAGCTCCGCCCCCAGGGCCAGGACTCTGGACTGTGCCCCGGGCAGGGGCAGACTGTGGGGTACAAAACCGCGGGAGCGGCGCAGCAACAACGGTTTGCCGGTCATCACGCGGGCGATGGAATCGTCGCAACGGATGTGAATGGCGCGGTTGTGACTGAGTCGGTAATCGGCGATGGTGGCGAGGCGCTCGCGGGCATCGTGGTCCTCAAAAGCGATGGGCTCGTCGCTACGGTTGCCGCTGGTCATGACCAGGGCCGGAAACTGGCGCAGCAGCAGGTAGTGGAGCGGGGTTGCCGGGAGCATGACGCCAAAATAGCGGTTGCGCGGGGCGACCAGCTCGGCAAGGTTGTGTTCGGGCAGTTTTTCCAACAGGACGATGGGGCGCTGCGGGCCAGTCAGCAGCGCGGCTTCCGCCGCGCTGACCCGGGCGTAGCCGCGAATCCGCTCCAGATCGAAGCTCATCAGGGCGAAAGGTTTTTCATCCCGGGCTTTGCGCCGCCGCAGCTCGGCAACCGCCGCAGCATTGTCGGCGGCTACGGCGAGATGATATCCGCCCAGCCCTTTAATGGCGATAATATGGCCTGCGGCGAGCAGGGCGCTGGTTTGCGCAATCGGGTCGCCGTTGACCGGGTTGCCGGCGGCATCGACCAGCTGTAGCTGCGGTCCGCAGACCGGGCAGGCATTGGGCTGGGCATGAAATCGGCGGGAGCCGGGATCGTCATATTCGGCCTGGCAGTGCGGGCACATGCGGAAGGCGGCCATGGTGGTGTTGGGGCGGTCGTAAGGAATGGCCGTGACAATGCTGTAACGGGGACCGCAGTTGGTGCAGTTGATAAACGGATAGCCATAACGGCGGTCGGCGGGATCAAACAGTTCGGCCAGGCAATCGGGGCAGACATAACTGTCCGCGGCGACCTGGATGTTATGGTCGTTTTCCGTGGCACTGGCCCGGATCTGAAAGGAACTCTCCCCCTGGGCCGGGATCGGCTGCCGGACCAGGCGGGTGATGCTGGCCAGCGGCGGTAGCCGCTGTTGTAGGCGCGCGAGGAATTCTTGCTGCTGCGCGGGCAGCCCTTCGATTTCGATCAGCACCCCTTGGCTGTTGTTCAGCACCCAGCCGGCCAGGCCACAAGCCTGCGCCTCGCGATAGACAAAAGGGCGAAAACCGACCCCTTGGACGATCCCTTCGATATGCAGCCGTGTTCTGGTTATGGCTTTGTTCACTGCCTCTCCCACCGTTCAGCAGATCCGCGGCAACTGCTCCCCAGCCAGCATGTCGATAGCCCGTAGACCGCCCAGGGCGGTGCGCATGGCCACCCGGCCGGTAGAGGCCGCGCTGACTTCACCGATAATGGCCGCTTCCAGGCCGCGGGGATGGCTGCGCATGATCTGCAGGGCTGCTTCGGCCTGGTCCGCGGCAACCACGGCGAGCATTTTTCCTTCATTGGCGACAAACAGCGGGTCCAGCCCGAGAATGGCGCAGGCGCTACGGACGTTGTGATGGACCGGTTGCGCAGTCTCATCAAGCACGATATCGACCCCGGACTGCAGGGCGATCTCCTTGAGAGTCGTCGCCACGCCGCCCCGGGTCGGATCGCGCAGGACATGCACGGCCGCACCGATGTGGGTCAGCAGGGCCTCGACCAGACCGTTGAGGGGAGCGCTGTCGCTGCTGATATCGGTCTCAAGGGCCAGCCCTTCACGACTGGCCAGGATCGCCATACCGTGATCGCCGATGCTGCCGTTGATCAGCACCTTATCGCCCGGGCGGGCATTGTTGCCGGTCAGGTTGAAGTCATGAGCGAAGACTCCGATGCCGGAGGTGTTGATGAATATTTTGTCCGCTTTGCCGCGCGGCACGACCTTGGTGTCACCGGTCACGATCCTGACCCCGGCACTGGCTGCAGCCTGTTTCATGCTCTCCAGCACCCGCTGCAGATCGTCCTTGGGCAGCCCTTCTTCGAGAATCAGGCCGACGCTGATAGCGAGCGGCTGGGCGCCGACCATGGCCAGATCATTGACCGTGCCATACACGGCCAGATCGCCGATGGTGCCGCCCGGAAAAAAGATCGGGTCGACCACGTAAGAGTCGGTGGTAAAGGCCAGCCGCTGGCCGGCGTGGGTGAGCAGCGCCGCGTCGTTCTGGTCTTTGGTCTCAACCTCGGAAAGCATGGGGATGATCAGCTCGTCCAGCAATTGGTGGCTGAGCTTGCCGCCACTACCGTGGCCGAGCAGGATAATGTCATCAGGCATATTGGTTACTTTCTCTCCTTTGGCATCCACGGCCCCAATCAGGCAAGGGGCCGGAGCAGAGGAGGATACTCTGGCTAAAATCCATACTTGTACTCGGCCGCGCAGGTGCCTTCGCTGGACACCATGCAGGCGCCAACCGGGGTGGCCGGGGTGCAGCGCTGGCCGAACAGCGGGCAGTCGCGGGGGCCGAGTTTGCCTTTAAGGATTTCTCCGCAGCGGCAACCCAGCGGCTCAGCGGCCGGTGCCACCGTGACCCCGAAGCGCTGCGCGGCGTCAAAAAAACTGTAAGCTGCTCTGATTTGCAGGCCGCTGGCGGTGATCAGGCCCAGTCCGCGCCAACGGGCGTCACAGGGCTCGAACACCTGGGTCAGCAGCTGTTGGGCACGCGGATTGCCGGCGTTTTTGACGTAGCGGCAATACTGGTTTTCAACCCTGGCGATTCCGCCGACGATCTGGCTGACCAGCATATCCACTCCCTGCAGGATATCGAGGGGCTCGAAGCCGGTGACCACGCAGGGGACCCGGTAGCGGGTGGTCAGTTCCGTGTAGGCATCGGCGCCGATGATGGCACTGACGTGGGCCGGGCAGAGGTAGCCGTCCACCTGCAGGTCGGGGTCGGCGCTGAGCGCCTGCATCGGCGCCGGCATGGTCTTGTGGGCGCAGAGGACGGAGAAATTG
This genomic window from Pelobacter seleniigenes DSM 18267 contains:
- a CDS encoding alpha/beta fold hydrolase, whose translation is MQRITRGDLAAACRWQRLRRVRLRAVWPLAGLLVILLTCRFGGVADAATWSSEKLVTEPYFNGQMLIREAGQEHPELVLLLHGLGDEAGTTWDSLLPELATHYHVVAPDLPGFGRSAKGNQLYTPEAYAAIVDWLVATLPDKPLTLVGHSLGGAVAMVYASRHSAELKRLVLVDTVGTLHRLALSQYFVRQQLRLEVPFFADSLQSSLGKVAGLLLEKTSRIPLDPGLILTSAELRERFLAGDPARIAALALVETNFSLLLPRIRVPTWLLWGTQDQVAPLRIAKLLAWNLPQAQLVLLDGLGHTPMAENPARFNNALLGRLTENPQRPQPVASPPELAAGFCEGENGRVFSGHYSTLSIQRCRNVRLENLSARHIEIHDSEVTMESSRIHSLTEAPALLVSHSRLTLTGVDLQGTVGILTEQSRLDLAGVRFIDTPVAISAIGHPSALLSSSSAKFIGNRAQGLQMNRSLVAGDRL
- the hypF gene encoding carbamoyltransferase HypF, which produces MNKAITRTRLHIEGIVQGVGFRPFVYREAQACGLAGWVLNNSQGVLIEIEGLPAQQQEFLARLQQRLPPLASITRLVRQPIPAQGESSFQIRASATENDHNIQVAADSYVCPDCLAELFDPADRRYGYPFINCTNCGPRYSIVTAIPYDRPNTTMAAFRMCPHCQAEYDDPGSRRFHAQPNACPVCGPQLQLVDAAGNPVNGDPIAQTSALLAAGHIIAIKGLGGYHLAVAADNAAAVAELRRRKARDEKPFALMSFDLERIRGYARVSAAEAALLTGPQRPIVLLEKLPEHNLAELVAPRNRYFGVMLPATPLHYLLLRQFPALVMTSGNRSDEPIAFEDHDARERLATIADYRLSHNRAIHIRCDDSIARVMTGKPLLLRRSRGFVPHSLPLPGAQSRVLALGAELKSTFCLSRRDRAFLSQHIGDLKNLETAQSLAAGIAHLERILEWQPEVIAHDLHPDYLSTSYARERAAQHNGLPCIAVQHHHAHLASCMAENGISEPCIGLVCDGIGYGEDGQIWGGEFLIGDYHSYQRVGHFADLPMPGGDAATREPYRMAISLLHRVYGRELPELPFLRSVPDGTLQLLLQMIEKRVNSPLTSSCGRLFDAIAALTGLRSHSHYEGQAALELEMAISGNCFTPYPYQLEPQAGQWIFDPGPSVRAIVNDLFEEVDVGMISGRFHTTLAVMMVDVCSHIRAAHGLCKVVLSGGVFQNRFLTETILSLLHKQDFQPVTHSLVPPNDGGLALGQAVIAGHQLQ
- the hypE gene encoding hydrogenase expression/formation protein HypE; its protein translation is MPDDIILLGHGSGGKLSHQLLDELIIPMLSEVETKDQNDAALLTHAGQRLAFTTDSYVVDPIFFPGGTIGDLAVYGTVNDLAMVGAQPLAISVGLILEEGLPKDDLQRVLESMKQAAASAGVRIVTGDTKVVPRGKADKIFINTSGIGVFAHDFNLTGNNARPGDKVLINGSIGDHGMAILASREGLALETDISSDSAPLNGLVEALLTHIGAAVHVLRDPTRGGVATTLKEIALQSGVDIVLDETAQPVHHNVRSACAILGLDPLFVANEGKMLAVVAADQAEAALQIMRSHPRGLEAAIIGEVSAASTGRVAMRTALGGLRAIDMLAGEQLPRIC
- the hypD gene encoding hydrogenase formation protein HypD, translating into MTQSSAYRDPAVAAGLLDRIRDKAATFARPVTLMEVCGTHTMAIHEHGLRGLLPAGIRLVSGPGCPVCVTPIDYVDQALALCRLPDTIITTFGDMVRVPGSQTSLLEEKARGADIRIVYSALDAVSLARHNPDRQVVFLGVGFETTAPTVAGAILQAQQAGLDNFSVLCAHKTMPAPMQALSADPDLQVDGYLCPAHVSAIIGADAYTELTTRYRVPCVVTGFEPLDILQGVDMLVSQIVGGIARVENQYCRYVKNAGNPRAQQLLTQVFEPCDARWRGLGLITASGLQIRAAYSFFDAAQRFGVTVAPAAEPLGCRCGEILKGKLGPRDCPLFGQRCTPATPVGACMVSSEGTCAAEYKYGF